A stretch of DNA from Actinomycetota bacterium:
CCATATCATCGCCGACGATAAAGAGGTCATAAAGACGACTCTCATCGCGTTGCTCGCCGCTCAACCAAAAAACAACACCGACATAGCGATAGTCCAACCGGAGTGCGACATACTCGCTGTAACCGTAGACGACAAAGGGGCGGCAACGGTCGATTTCAGCCGCGAAGTGCTCGATTTCGAAGCCTCGAAGAAAGAGAAAGTCCTCGCGTATGGCGCGATCATCGAGACGCTCAAACAGTTCGAGCAGATCAAATCGGTTAAATTCTCGGTCGAAGGGCAAGAAAAAGGTTCGCTTTCGGGTAAAGATGTACATAGGTTCTGGAACGACGTATCGCTTATCGGCCAACCCTGGAAAATAGATCGTAAGCAAACACCGGATGACCAATCGCAAGAAGAGACCTCGAATTAGCTTGAAGTAACGGTTTATATAATATATAATAGTCTTGACTACAAAGTATAGCTAAAAATAGTTCCATAAAGTATGCGCCGCAAAGGTGCGCACGGAACGGCTAGCTATCGAAAACTTACGCTGGTATTTGAGAATTTAAGTGCAATGTTGGGCCACTCTATCGACGAACGATGCTTTAACCGCAAGACTCATCGCAGCCGGCATCTTAGCATGCTTCCCCTACATTGATAACCGCATACGTCTGAACGGATCCCTTAAGCTTATTCCTAAGGAAAGGAGGTGAGAATTATGAAAAAAGCGATACTATTTGCGTTCGCCGCGATATTCGTGCTTACAATGGCCGGAACCGCCTTGGCCGTCAGCCCCACCACTTTTGACACCAACACCGGTTCATCGATGTGGACCTACAAGGATAGGGTCGATACCGCTGCCAAGACCGAGGGTTCGTACAAGGCGTTTGACGACCAGACAACCAAGATGTACAGCAACCCGCACGGCGGCTACGACACCGCGACCAACAAATGCAAGGTCTGCCATGCGGTCCACCGCGCGGAGGGCGCCTACTTCATGTTGCGCTCCGATACGCAGGACGATGCCTGCGACTATTGCCACATCGGAGGTTCGGCACACTCGACTAAGGTCGTCTACGACCTCAACGCCGCCGGCAAATCGACACCGAACGGCCACACGATCGGCGCGAGCGCGACTGTTCCTGACAGCTCGGTAAAACAATGGACGGAGCCGGTTACCCTGACGACGACCGACGCCAGCGGTACCGCCGTCAGCGAGACGGTCGACGTCCGTCGCTACAGCGCCGACCGGAACAAGATGTTCCGCTTCGCCAAGCACCACGGCCAGAGCGCCGCGGGAGCCAACAGAGCCGGCTACATGCGCATCGGCCCGCTCGCGCTTCGTTGCATGAACTGCCACCAGCCGCACAACGCCGTCAACATGGTTTGGCGACCGACCGCTCTGGAGACCGAAGCAAAGCTAGCCGGCGGTTACAAGCTGCTGCGGCTGATGCCGTCGGCATCGATTCAGGGGACCGCTACGATCGCAGGTCATTACGAAGATTATGATGTGGGTATGCAGACGCATAAGGCGTACACCGAGTACAATCCGGCGGCCGGCAAGGTCTACGTCAACGCCGCGAATACGATAAAGGTACCCGAGACCACAATGACGGCATCGAACACCGGCCCGGGCAAGACCATCTACACGGCGTACACGGGTGTTGAGGCTGCTCACCAGTACGGCCCGAAGCGCGACCCGCAGACCGTCAACCAGTACACCCTTTCGCCCTGGTGCGCCGACTGCCACAACCTGAACATCGGCTACTGGAAGAACACGTCAAACGCGGAACTCGGCTTTAAGAGCCACTCCGACCGGACGCACCCGGCACCGTACACCGGCGCGTACAACGGCCCGGCGCAGTGCTACAGCTGTCACCGGAACGACCTGCCGATCGTACCGGCAACAGTCCACTATGGTGACCCTGGAGGCTTCTATAAGGGTTGCGAACGTTGCCACTTCGGAACCGGCTCGTACAAGGTCGCAAAGGACGACGTCGATGGGGCGGGAACCAAGTCCGACTTCCCGCACAGCGGTCAAGGCAACACGATCAAGTTGCTCGGACCATGGCAGACCCAGGCAGATCCGGCGAAAACCACCAACATCTGGATGGATACGACCGGCACAGCTGCCAACGTCACCTCGAACAACCTCGACGGGGTGTGCTTGAGATGCCACGTTGGTATCGGCACGAACCATTAAGAGTTGTTTTTCACACACACAAAAGGAGGGGCCGGGACACTGGCCCTTCCTCTTTATGTACGCATTTATAAATTAACTGATAGAATATAAGCCGATATACCGGGTAGGAACAACATGGTGCGAGAGAGACGGAACGATGAAAAGCAAAACCATATAGTGCCGGAGAGACGCGCTTTCCGCATGCTTCTTCTCCTTGCCATCGTCTCCTCCCTGCTCATGGTCGTAATTATCGCGCTTGAATCCTCGGGCACATCCAGAGTTGAAAGGCCGACAACCGCGGCCGACGTAGCAGCGCCGCGCGAAGCAGTC
This window harbors:
- a CDS encoding GerMN domain-containing protein translates to MKRSIALPISIIMLLLVGGALGCAGSSDAPPPEMTLPDKTRSVSVFYATGKTLVEERHIIADDKEVIKTTLIALLAAQPKNNTDIAIVQPECDILAVTVDDKGAATVDFSREVLDFEASKKEKVLAYGAIIETLKQFEQIKSVKFSVEGQEKGSLSGKDVHRFWNDVSLIGQPWKIDRKQTPDDQSQEETSN